In Gammaproteobacteria bacterium, one DNA window encodes the following:
- a CDS encoding histidine phosphatase family protein — MTETVIDLIRHGQPAGGRRYRGHGVDDPLSEKGWSQMWHAVGSYNDWNRIITSPLQRCQAFAFALGERHGIDVAIESRFKEVGFGAWEGLSHDEIKIGRVAEYQAFLRDPVNRRPDGAEPLEDFMQRVGCAYEEVIERHRGSHVLIVAHAGVLRAIIARTVHASPSGLYRIKISNGGITRIRETAEGGVLELLNGKLSG; from the coding sequence ATGACAGAAACAGTGATTGATTTGATCCGCCACGGCCAACCCGCCGGTGGACGCCGCTATCGCGGCCACGGCGTGGACGATCCGCTGAGCGAGAAAGGCTGGTCGCAAATGTGGCATGCCGTCGGCAGCTACAATGACTGGAACCGTATCATCACATCCCCGTTGCAGCGCTGCCAGGCGTTTGCGTTTGCACTCGGTGAACGCCACGGGATCGATGTTGCGATTGAATCGCGCTTCAAGGAAGTCGGATTCGGCGCGTGGGAAGGATTGAGTCACGATGAAATCAAGATCGGCCGCGTGGCGGAATATCAGGCTTTTCTGCGCGATCCGGTCAACCGCCGCCCAGACGGCGCGGAACCGCTCGAGGATTTTATGCAGCGCGTTGGTTGCGCCTATGAAGAAGTCATCGAACGACATCGCGGCAGCCATGTCCTGATCGTCGCACACGCCGGCGTGCTGCGCGCGATTATCGCCAGAACCGTGCATGCCTCTCCGTCCGGTCTGTATCGCATCAAAATCAGCAACGGCGGCATCACGCGCATCCGCGAAACCGCGGAAGGCGGCGTGCTGGAGTTGCTGAATGGAAAGCTGTCCGGTTGA
- a CDS encoding DEAD/DEAH box helicase family protein, giving the protein MALHPDFPSSPYAILNPDIRWFPADEALRESSMDKLMPPLVAMLRKKVKEFRDSGYAGVSATSKSLLNWWFKGPHLLPRFDGATEEFRYFFAQREALETIVYLYDVVHAKDKFDLMRFDSSGRVSAQLFDETWRRYVIKMATGSGKTKVMSLALAWSFFHKTYEPDSTLARNFLVIAPNIIVLDRIYKDFQGLRIFFQDPAIPDNGFDGRNWRDDFQLTLHVQDQVRVTHSTGNIFLTNIHRVYAGEDIPPSPDDDNTMDYFLGKRPSGATTDSKVDLGMIVRDIDELMVLNDEAHHIHDAGLAWFQSIQDIHNRLLQKGGALSLQLDVTATPKHNNGAIFVQTVADYPLVEAIWQNVVKHPVLPDAASRAKLAERQSAKYTEKYADYIDLGVIEWRKAYAEHQKLNKKAILFVMTDDTRNCDDVAEYLEGHYPELKGAVLVIHTKNNGEISEAASGKAKEELEALRKQSNQIDDAASPYKAIVSVLMLKEGWDVRNVTTIVGLRAYSAKSNILPEQTLGRGLRKMYPGDVEEYVSVIGTDAFMDFVESIQAEGVELERKAMGDGTKPKTPLVIEVDHGNEQKDIAALDIEIPVLTPRVYREYKNLADLNAASMPFQKVTYHQFSEAEQREIVFKDITTGEITHTTMLDSAGIADYRSVIGYFAQTVMKELRLISGYDVLYGKIKRFVRDSLFDQPADLESPNTLRNLSELAATKTVIETFKKAVNDLTVRDKGNAEIRDTIKLRQTRPFIVKDQGYLMAKKSVFNRIVGDSHFELQFASFLENCSDVESYAKNYLAVHFKLDYVNANGDIANYYPDFIVKKNGHEIVIVETKGQADLDVPLKTQRLKQWCDDMNHLQSAVKYDFVYVDEENFKKYQPKSFAELVKSFVTYKESSE; this is encoded by the coding sequence ATGGCACTTCACCCTGATTTTCCAAGTTCTCCTTATGCTATTTTAAATCCCGATATCCGCTGGTTCCCCGCTGACGAAGCGCTACGCGAAAGCAGCATGGATAAGCTGATGCCGCCGCTGGTGGCGATGTTGCGCAAGAAAGTGAAGGAGTTCCGCGATAGCGGCTATGCAGGCGTCAGCGCGACCAGCAAAAGTTTGCTGAACTGGTGGTTCAAAGGGCCGCACTTACTGCCCCGGTTTGACGGCGCGACGGAAGAGTTCCGTTATTTCTTCGCACAGCGGGAAGCGCTGGAAACCATCGTTTATCTTTACGATGTCGTCCATGCAAAAGACAAATTCGATTTGATGCGCTTTGACAGCAGCGGCAGGGTGTCGGCGCAGCTGTTCGACGAAACCTGGCGGCGCTATGTGATCAAAATGGCAACTGGCAGCGGCAAGACCAAGGTGATGAGCCTGGCGCTGGCATGGAGTTTTTTTCACAAAACATACGAACCGGATTCCACTTTGGCGCGCAATTTTCTGGTGATTGCGCCGAACATCATCGTGCTCGACCGCATTTACAAGGATTTCCAGGGTTTGCGCATTTTCTTCCAGGATCCGGCGATTCCCGATAACGGTTTCGACGGCCGCAACTGGCGCGACGATTTTCAACTGACGCTGCATGTGCAGGATCAGGTGCGCGTTACGCACTCCACCGGCAATATTTTTCTGACCAATATTCACCGCGTATACGCCGGGGAGGATATTCCGCCGTCGCCGGACGACGACAACACGATGGATTATTTTTTGGGAAAACGGCCCAGCGGCGCGACGACCGATTCCAAGGTCGATTTGGGCATGATCGTGCGCGACATCGATGAATTGATGGTTCTGAACGACGAAGCGCACCATATTCACGACGCCGGATTGGCGTGGTTCCAATCGATTCAGGATATTCACAACCGCTTGCTGCAAAAAGGCGGCGCGCTGAGTTTGCAACTGGATGTGACGGCGACGCCGAAGCACAACAACGGTGCGATTTTCGTGCAAACGGTGGCGGATTATCCATTGGTGGAAGCGATCTGGCAGAACGTGGTCAAACATCCGGTGCTGCCCGACGCCGCCAGCCGCGCCAAGCTGGCGGAGCGGCAAAGCGCCAAATATACCGAGAAGTACGCGGATTATATCGACTTGGGTGTGATCGAATGGCGCAAGGCGTATGCCGAACACCAGAAATTGAACAAGAAAGCGATTTTGTTCGTGATGACCGACGACACTCGGAATTGCGACGATGTGGCGGAGTACCTGGAAGGCCATTATCCGGAATTGAAAGGCGCGGTATTGGTGATTCACACCAAGAACAACGGCGAGATTTCCGAAGCCGCCAGCGGCAAAGCCAAGGAAGAACTGGAAGCGCTGCGCAAGCAATCGAATCAAATCGACGATGCCGCCAGCCCGTACAAGGCAATCGTATCCGTGCTGATGCTGAAGGAAGGCTGGGATGTGCGCAACGTCACGACCATCGTCGGATTGCGTGCGTATTCGGCGAAAAGCAACATTCTGCCGGAGCAGACATTGGGGCGCGGTTTGCGCAAGATGTACCCGGGTGATGTGGAAGAATATGTCAGTGTCATCGGCACCGATGCGTTCATGGATTTCGTCGAGTCGATCCAGGCCGAGGGCGTCGAACTGGAACGCAAAGCGATGGGGGATGGCACAAAACCCAAAACGCCGCTGGTGATCGAAGTGGATCACGGCAATGAACAAAAAGACATTGCCGCGCTGGATATCGAAATCCCGGTGCTGACGCCGCGCGTTTACCGGGAATACAAGAATTTGGCCGATCTGAATGCCGCGTCGATGCCATTCCAGAAAGTGACGTATCACCAATTCAGCGAGGCGGAACAGCGTGAAATTGTGTTCAAGGACATCACGACCGGTGAAATCACGCATACCACGATGCTGGATTCCGCCGGTATCGCGGACTACCGCAGCGTAATCGGTTACTTTGCGCAAACCGTGATGAAGGAGTTACGGTTGATCAGCGGCTACGATGTGCTGTACGGAAAAATCAAGCGCTTTGTCCGGGATAGCTTGTTCGATCAACCGGCCGATCTGGAATCGCCGAACACTTTGCGCAATTTATCGGAACTGGCCGCCACCAAGACCGTGATCGAAACATTCAAAAAAGCGGTTAACGATTTGACGGTTCGCGACAAAGGCAACGCGGAAATCCGCGACACCATCAAACTGCGGCAAACGCGTCCATTCATCGTTAAAGATCAGGGTTATCTGATGGCGAAAAAGAGCGTGTTCAATCGTATTGTTGGCGATAGTCACTTTGAGTTGCAGTTTGCCAGCTTTCTTGAGAATTGCAGCGATGTCGAGTCGTATGCCAAAAATTATCTGGCGGTGCATTTCAAGCTCGATTACGTCAATGCGAACGGTGATATAGCCAATTATTACCCGGACTTTATCGTAAAAAAGAACGGCCATGAAATCGTGATCGTTGAAACCAAAGGTCAGGCCGATTTGGACGTGCCTTTAAAAACGCAGCGATTGAAGCAGTGGTGCGATGACATGAATCACTTACAATCTGCTGTTAAATATGATTTTGTCTATGTAGATGAAGAAAACTTCAAAAAATATCAACCCAAGTCTTTTGCTGAACTTGTAAAGAGCTTTGTTACATACAAAGAAAGCTCGGAATAA